The genomic region ACTGAATTGTACAATCAAAAATGGTTAACATagcatattttatgttatatatattttaccacaataaagaaaacttggaaactagaaaaagcaagaataaaacaaaataggaacCGCAGAGTACATAttaggctttgtaggccagaAGGTCTCCATCACAACTACTCTACTCTGTCATCTGTCACGctcaaagcagctattaacaaTATGGAAACGAAGGGGTGTGGctatgttccagtaaaactttatttagggatacagaaaaaaatgaaaaagcaaagcatttaaaaactttattgaaaaagtGCTCTTTTAGTCAAGTATACATCACAGAGATGAAGATAGCTAACATTTTGGAAACATCTCAGTCCTTTTGGCTACGATGTTTATCAAagaacatatgaatttggagaggaAGTCCCCCTAAACATTAGGAACGGTACAACACTTTCACACATGGAtgggaagagttaatattgttcagatgtccatactacccaaagccagctgtagattcaatgcaatccccgtcaaaattccaatggcatttttcacagaaatagaaaaaaatccttggggccagcccggtggcgcagcagttaagtgcgcacgttctgctttggcggcccggggtttgccggttcagatcccgggtgcaaggcatgctgtggtaggtgtcccacatataaaaagtagaggaagatgggcatggatgttagctcagggccagtcttcctcagaaaaaagaggaggattggcagacgttagctcagggctaatcttcctcagaaaaaaaaaaatcctaaaatctgtatggaaccacaaaagatcctgaatagccaacacaatcttgagagagaacaaagctggaggcatcacacttcctgatttcaaacggtattacaaagctatagaaatcaaaacagtatggtactggtgtgaaaacagacatgtagaccaatggaatagaatagagaggccagaaataaactgATGCATATACagccaactaatatttgacaagggggcCAAGACTCAATGGGGacaaaacagtcttttcaataaactgtgttgggaaaactggatattcataagcaaaagaatgaaactggactcctatcttacaccacccacgaaaattaactcaaaacgaattaaggacttaaatgtaagacctaaaaccgtaaaacttccagaagaaaacaagggGGAGGAAGgtccttgacattagtcttggcaatgatttttttggatacaacaccaaaagcagaagaaacaaaagcaaaaatcaacacgtgggactacatcaaactaaaaagcttctgcaagcaAAACCAccaaccaacaaaatgaaaaggcaccctacagaatgggagaaaatatttgcaagccatataccTACTATgaggttaacatccaaaatatataaggaactcatgtAACTCCatagcaaaaaaaccccccaaaaatccaattaaaaaatgggcagaagacttgaatagacattcttccaaagaagacatacaaacggcCAACAAGTATGTGAAAGGTGTTCAACATCTCTACCCACcagggaaacacaaatgaaaccacagtgagatatcatctcacatgttagagtggctatcatcaaaaagaaataacaaatgctggtaaagacgtgaagaaaatgaaacccttgtacactgctggtgggaatataaatcaGTATAGCCACTATGGAGAGCAGTATGGTTGCtcctcaaaaacctaaaaatagaactacaatatgatccagcaatctcccTTCTGGGTATAGGTCCAAAGATAAAATCACTGTCTCAAATAGATTTCTGCACTCCCACGTTTATTGCAGCACTACTgacaaaagccaagacatggaaacaacctaagtgtccatcaacagatgaatgcataaggaaaatgtgacacacatacacacaatcgaatattattcagtcataaaaaagaaggaaatcctcccattttcaacaacatggatggaccctgagagcattacgctaagtgaaacaagtcagatgaaaacaaataccatataatttcacttatatgtggaatctaaaaacactgAACTCATGCAAACGGAGAGCAGAATGGTGGATGGCAGGCACTGAGGGGTGGAGGAAATGCAGAGATGTTGGTTAAAGGATACAAATTTTCAGTCAGAAGATAATTAAGTTCcagggatctaatgcacagcatggtgaccacagtTACTGACACTGGATTGCACGCTTGAAAGACGCTATGAGAGCAGAGCTCTACTGTTTTCATGACAATAACAGAATAGTAATTACGTGAGGTGAAGCACGTGTTAACCAACCTCACTGtgataaatatttcacaatacaTGTGTGCatcaaatcatcactttgtacgtcttaaacttgcacaatgttatatgtcaattatatctcaataaagctggggaaaaaatactttttcatgtATTCAAATTCCCAATGTgtttagctcttttctttttccaaaagcacCAATTCCTAGAGAGCTCAAATGACTTAAGCAAAGATATTAGGATCTGGCCCATCATGCTAATGAGGAACAGCTGCCATCTCTGGAAGCCTGGTTTCGGCAGCCAGAGCTATACAAAGAGAAGGTATCTGCTCTCAGAGAACAGAGTAGGCGACAGGACACGGAGAAGTAAACAGTTCTCATAACGCTGCTTTCTTTCGGCTTCTCTTATGCATCCAGGTGTCTCACCCTTTTTCCATGCTTTTTACATCATTACCTACCTTATCACAGAGACGAACAACTTATAAAAATGACCCCTGCAAATGTAAATTCACAAAGCCCACAAGCTCACCTTTAAGTAATTCATGACGCCAATATTTTTCATCCGGTCAGCAAAGGTATTGAACGCCTCCACGTTGCTTTTAGGGTGATAATACAGAATTTCACTCCCGAGCTTCCAAATAATCTGTCAAAACAGagatgactaacaaaaatgtaaaatcctTGCCTTAACCAATCTCTGCCTcagaaagctatttttttctgattacattaaaaaacaaccTATAATTCCTTTTCCTAGATACTACTGTCAACATTTTACTGTATTTCACCTAGTGAAACTAATATTACATCTTATGTGATAAAATCTTTTCcatcaattaaattaaaataccaGATAACTATAACACAGTCAATTTTAAGTCAGCAGTCCAAAGAACGTAGGCAGTTAAGACACATattgaagataaaaattttaattagtatGAGAGGAAGAATATTAAAGTCAGAAAACCTGAGTTCTAGCAACATTGACTTCTTCACTGCTCTCAGCCTCCTAATTATCCACAAAATGAGAGCAATGGACTAGACATTTCCTGAGCTCCCATCGAGCTCTACGACTCGATTTACAGAACTCCAATATAAGAATTTCATCAGCTACagacaaatttttaataaaaatattttctccccagaGCACCAAAGCTTTGCTGACAGAACTCGGAGCTCTTCTTTTTCCTGGGAACGAATCTCTATTTCTATTACCCTAATTTAAGGGACTTCAATAAAACTGACCTTAAAGTAAATGGAAGTGAATTTTAAATCAATTCTTCCTGTAAACATATATATTGGTTGTTCAGCATAATAACGATACTCATCTTTCCAACTAAGAAAGAGAGATCGAGATTTCATTTGTAGAACACCAAATTGTAGTATTTTGGAGCTTAAAGGAAACTTGGGAATTATCTATCACAGTTCTTCTTAAATCTAGTTGTATGTAAGAATTATCTGGggcacttgttaaaaataaatattacagagactcagactctgattcagcaggaggggaggggaggggagacaggaatCTATATTTTCAACAAACGCCCTAAGTAATTCATATAGAGCCAAACAAGTGTCCGGAAACCACTGATTCCatcctttattttacaaaacaaattctGGACAAAAAGGGCCTGTAACTTGCCCAATGTTTTATAGATGTACATAACTTTATTCCTTAAACTAAATTTTCgatcaataaattttttttccagatttttttggCTCCATTAGATATCAAACTGATGCAATGGTTACTGTATTAATAAAAGCTATCTGAGATAGTCATGTGAAGTTATTTGTGGATAAACCGTCTTTTACTGAAGAAATGTAACAGAAGAGGCCAGGCACTGATCTAGATCCCGGCCCTGGTGGAATTTACTTCTATCTTAGAGAGACAATAACCAAGAAACTTAGTAATTAAATTAGCAAGTATCCTGGGATGGAGCAGGATAAGGGGATCAGGAGTGCCAGCTGGAAAGTGGGGGGGTGGCATGCAGCTGCAATGGTAAACAGCCATGGCAGGCCTCTCAGAAATGTGACCTGCAGGAGGGTAGCCATAGTGAGACCTGAAGAAAGACCTTTCCAAGTAAAGGAAATCGCTAAGGCAAAGGCAATGAGGCAGGAGCATATCTGGCCTGTTCAAGTAACAGCAAGGAGGCAGTGAGTttggagaagaaaacacaagagggAGAGCGACagcagatgaggtcagagaggtcgaagaagaaaagggagtgaGCGGACCACGCAGAACTCGCAGGCGATCAGAAGGACTTTGGCTTCTACTCCGAGTGAAACAGGAGGCTATCACAGTGTCTTCAGCAGAGGAGTGACACGATCTGACTTATGCTTTACAAGGATCATGCTGCGTCATTGGTCATtaaggaaacgcaaatcaaaaccatgatgagctACCATTTCACAACCACTAGGACggctataatgaaaaagacagacagtaacacaggttggcaaggatgtggagaaactagaatcctcatatattgctggtaggaatataaaatggtgcagccactttggaaaacggtcTATGAAGTttaagaattaccatatgacccagccatccttctcctaagtatatacctaagagaaattacaacaaacatCCCTATAGAAACTTGTAcccaaatgttcacagcagcattattcacaataaccaaaaagtggaaacaacccagatgtctaaCAACTAATGAACAGATACATataatgtgatatatccatacaatggaatgctattttgCAATATGAAGGAAtaaagtactaatacatgctgtaacatggataaaccttgaaaacattatgttcagtgaaaaacATCATTCACAAACGTCATATATTATACaactccacttatatgaaatgtccagaatggaaagtagattaatggatgccaggggctggagatTATGGGGACGAACAGGGAGTGACTGCGAGTGAACAGGGTCTCCTTTTGAGgggacaaaaatgttctaaatttagactgtggtaatggttgcacatctctgtgaatatacaaaaaaacactgaattatacaacttaaatgggtgaattgtatggtgcgttaataatatcttaataaaggtaggatcactctggctgctatgcTGGAAACAGACTGGGGGTGGAGAAGGGCGAGCAGTCCTCAGGGAGGCGACAGTGGCTGGGATCAAGGGGCAGCaagggaggtggtgagaagtacTCAGACTGTAGGTATATTTTGAAACTAGAGTCAACAGGATTTTCTGATCGTTTGGATATGGTTATGAAAGAAAGATTAACTCCAGGGTTTGGCCCTAGCAATTAGATACATAAAGTAACCATCCTGTGAGATGAGGAAAATTAGTTTAGACAGGGAAGCTCAGAAAATCCCTTTTAGCTCTGTTGGTATGATATGACCATTAGATATCCAAGTGGTGATGTGGAGGAGACAGCTGGGTTAGGAATCTGGACTTGGAGATGTCAGGGCCATAGACAGACAACTGGGAATTGCCAGCATATAGACCAAATTTAAGGCTATGAAACTGACTGAGATCTTTAAGAGCGAGTTCAGACAATGAAGAGGACTAAGGACTGAGTTCTGGGGCCCAGGTCCAAAGGCCAGAAAGAGAAGCAGTcagaaaaggagactgaggaatgtccagtgaggcaggagagaaaaCTGACAGAGGGCGGTGTCTTGGAACCAGATGAAGAAAGGTTATCACACAGGAAGGAATGATCTCCTGTGTTAAATACTGCTGACAGATCAAGTTAGAGGAGCACTGAGAATCCGCCACTGGATTTAGCAACATGGAAATCACTGTTGACCTCGACAAAGCAATTTGGGAGAATCAGTGATGCTGGCGGTGGGGGGAGCCTAAATGGAGAGGGTTGGCGGAGAAGAAGGATGCACTCTCTTTCCAGGAGCTCTGCTGAAAGGGAGAGTGGAAAAACGGGGCACGGCCTGCAGAGAAAATGGGGGTCAAGAGATgattttaagatggaaaaaataacatttgtatgATGATAGGAAACATCCTATAGCGAAGGGACATTAATGacagaggcaaagaaggaagaattactggaatgaatgaaaatactAAGGAATCTGAGAATTCAAACTATTTTCAGTCTCCTTTAAAATCATAGGAAGTaaaaaaaagtacacacaaaAATGCCCCGATACAAACTCTCCACCCAAAACTACTTTCGGTAGCTTTTAGAAAAATCAACATGAGATGCTGCAGAAGCTATTCCGGTGGAGCTCAGGAGGCAGGAACTCGCAGACCTCCACAGTCTCTTGGAGCAGATGCGCACTCACCTCCGGGGCGGCCTGCCTCTTGCAGCTGTCCGAATCTTCCAAGACCTGCAAATAGCTGTGCATGTATTCCGCAGCCTGCTGCCACCGGTGCTTCAGCAGAGCTTCCTGGATAAAACTTAAACAAGCACTTGTCGTCTGCGCaaaatccttctcctttttccctccagTCGCTACAAAGATTAAAGAGACGAGTTTCACCACAGTGACCCCAATGCAACAACTCAAAAACCTTACTTCTATAAGCAGAAGTTTTAACAAGTAGAACAGAGGGTATTACTTAACCCAGGCCACCCCAATATCAAAGCTAGcttcacttgtttttgttttgtttatcaaAAATTGTAGAAGGATCTGACGATTTTTTATAACAGATCACTATGTACTTTTTTCACAAATAATTCAAGAGTTCAAAGACCAGATCCACTGCTATAACTAAAATCCATCCATTGCTATCTACTTACTTATGTGACTAAGGTGTGTCagaattttcatcatttaaaacaaaatagaattgaaGCTAAATCTTTCCTTCTTCTAGAAATACATACTATTCATCCACAGATATATGAAGTAATTGGACAAAAATGATAACTATATTTTACTGAGATAAAAAGCAACCAAAACTTACTTTTAATacttaaattttgataaaacttTTAATACTTGTTATTTTGATCAGCTGTGTACAACTATTAATTTAATGCTATCTCAATCCAGAAgaaattttaatacttaaaacCTTGTAggatattaacaaaaataattaaaactaggTAGATACttttactgaaagaataaaagtataaaacaaaaaggcacaaCACAAAATTTCCATCTAttaaaagcatttcataaatatttttaaatggttgatgAAAAGTATCACATCCCTAGGCTGTTTAGATTCCACCAGATAGgtagctttatatatatatatatatatatatatatttttttttttctttttttttttttggtgaggaagattggctgtgagctaacatctgtgccaatcttcctctattttatatgtgggatgccaccacagcatggcttgatgagtggtgcgtaggtccacacctgggatccgaacttggaaaacccaggccaccaaagcggagcacgcaaacttaaccactatgccactgggccagcccctccaccagatctattttttaaagtaatataataattttatttaaagataccAACATACACTGGAAATTATATCTTTTGCAACTATCAAGTGTAGGATACAATTTTTAGATGGCATTTTAGAACAGTACAAGGTAGTACctaattttccaaaaaaataaaagtagaggcCTACTGCTCTAGACTAGCGCTTCTCACACGTTTTCAGTGTGCAAACAAACCCCCTGGGGATCCTGATGCTTGCTACTCAGGGTGATCCTGGAACCAGCAGCTTAGGATCACAGGGAGCTCATGAAAAATAAGCTCTCTGAATCAGAAGCTGCATTTAACAAGATCTACACCCAAGCTCCCAGGATCAGCAGCAACACCACGCAAAATACCTCTTCTCTAAAACCTCGTTTATTCCCCTAAAGGAAAATTAATCTCAGGCCAAactcccctccatccctccagtGTTCACACCCCAGACTGGAAATCGACTTTAGACACTATTCCTAAATCCTTGGAAAATCCCCTCCCGCCTTCCAACTCAGGCTCGTGACCTCAGGAATCTCTCTCACGTCATCCTTTTGTGAGCAAAAGATAACAATTGTCAAGGAAAATGCATTTTGATGGAATGAGATACAATAAAGAACCAGCGTCATCAACCTAACTTCTAATGCCCTTGAAAGAATCTGGACACTTGTCATTCtgtcaacaaatactttttgagcaCCACTATGCACCAAGAACTATTCTAGGTACTCGACACACAGCTCTATTCCAGGTGGGCCCCTGCCTTCAAAGTTTTTATTCTAGGGGGCACACACTTCCAAGTGCCAAAAGAcatcagaataaaaaaaataaataattgttaggAAACTGTGTTTTCCTACCATGAGCTAATTATCACTACAGTGTCAATATTACCTGCAACTATTTTCTCCTTACAAAGTATTTTG from Equus quagga isolate Etosha38 unplaced genomic scaffold, UCLA_HA_Equagga_1.0 HiC_scaffold_4853_RagTag, whole genome shotgun sequence harbors:
- the LOC124232346 gene encoding TATA box-binding protein-associated factor RNA polymerase I subunit A-like gives rise to the protein MSDFSEELIKSTTEDDQGERCELSGTGMHFPWLQKHIETVATGGKKEKDFAQTTSACLSFIQEALLKHRWQQAAEYMHSYLQVLEDSDSCKRQAAPEIIWKLGSEILYYHPKSNVEAFNTFADRMKNIGVMNYLKVSLWAL